The Blautia hydrogenotrophica DSM 10507 genome window below encodes:
- the rpoC gene encoding DNA-directed RNA polymerase subunit beta' — MAEMNNNETYQPMTFDAIKIGLASPEKIREWSRGEVLKPETINYRTLKPEKDGLFCERIFGPSKDWECHCGKYKKIRYKGVVCDRCGVEVTKASVRRERMGHIELAAPVSHIWYFKGIPSRMGLILDLSPRTLEKVLYFANYIVLDPAGSGLQYKQVLTEREYQDARESYGYSFRVGMGAEAIKELLESIDLEKESVELKKGLKESTGQKRARIVKRLEVVESFRESGNRPEWMVMTVIPVIPPDLRPMVQLDGGRFATSDLNDLYRRIINRNNRLKRLLELGAPDIIIRNEKRMLQEAVDALIDNGRRGRPVTGPGNRALKSLSDMLKGKSGRFRQNLLGKRVDYSGRSVIVVGPELKIYQCGLPKEMAIELFKPFVMKELVSNGTAHNIKSAKKMVEKLEPAVWDVLEEVIKEHPVMLNRAPTLHRLGIQAFEPILVEGKAIKLHPLVCTAFNADFDGDQMAVHLPLSVEAQAECRFLLLSPNNLLKPSDGGPVAVPSQDMVLGIYYLTQERPGYKGEGKYFRSVNEAILAYENDAITLQSKIKVRCTKTMPDGEEVTGVVESTLGRFLFNEILPQDLGFVDRSVPGNELLLEVDFHVGKKGLKQILEKVINTHGATKTAEVLDDIKSMGYKYSTRAAMTVSISDMTVPPQKPELIKKAQDTVDLITKNYKRGLITEEERYKEVVETWKETDDVLTHALLSGLDKYNNIFMMADSGARGSDKQIKQLAGMRGLMADTTGHTIELPIKSNFREGLDVLEYFMSAHGARKGLSDTALRTADSGYLTRRLVDVSQDLIVRESDCCEGKGEIPGMYVKAFMDGKEEIESLEERITGRYSCETICNKDGEVLVKANHMITPKRAARIMKEGVSNETGGAIDRVKIRTILTCRCKVGICAKCYGANMATGESVQVGESVGIIAAQSIGEPGTQLTMRTFHTGGVAGGDITQGLPRVEELFEARKPKGLAIITEIKGVATISDTKKKREITVNDVETGNSKTYLIPYGSRIKVMDGQVLEAGDELTEGSVNPHDILKIKGVRAVQDYMIQEVQRVYRLQGVEINDKHIEVIVRQMLKKIRIENNGDTDFLPGTLVDVLDFEEVNAQKEEEGLEPAEGKQVMLGITKASLATNSFLSAASFQETTKVLTEAAIKGKVDPLIGLKENVIIGKLIPAGTGMKRYSQVKLDTDEQLVAQATEEEELSELEDVELEISEISDESTVQTEPEEILTEE; from the coding sequence ATGGCAGAAATGAACAACAATGAAACCTATCAGCCAATGACTTTCGATGCCATCAAAATCGGACTGGCGTCCCCTGAGAAAATCAGAGAGTGGTCAAGAGGCGAGGTGTTAAAACCGGAAACCATTAACTATAGAACTCTGAAGCCAGAAAAAGATGGATTGTTCTGTGAGCGTATCTTCGGACCCAGCAAGGACTGGGAGTGTCACTGTGGGAAATATAAGAAGATTCGCTACAAAGGTGTCGTCTGCGATCGCTGTGGAGTGGAAGTTACCAAAGCAAGCGTTCGCCGTGAGCGTATGGGGCACATTGAGCTGGCTGCTCCTGTCTCTCATATCTGGTATTTTAAAGGAATTCCTTCCCGCATGGGATTGATTTTGGACTTATCTCCGAGAACTTTGGAGAAAGTGTTGTATTTTGCAAACTACATTGTACTGGACCCGGCAGGTTCCGGGCTTCAGTACAAGCAGGTGCTGACTGAACGTGAGTATCAGGATGCCAGAGAATCCTACGGCTACAGCTTCCGTGTAGGAATGGGCGCTGAGGCGATCAAGGAGCTTCTGGAGAGTATTGATCTGGAGAAAGAGTCCGTAGAATTAAAAAAAGGTTTAAAAGAGTCCACAGGACAGAAGCGGGCGAGAATCGTCAAGAGACTGGAAGTCGTAGAGTCCTTCCGGGAATCCGGCAACCGCCCTGAGTGGATGGTGATGACGGTAATCCCAGTGATTCCACCGGATCTGCGTCCGATGGTTCAGCTGGACGGTGGAAGATTTGCAACTTCCGACCTGAACGACTTATACCGCAGAATTATCAACCGCAACAATCGTCTGAAACGTTTATTGGAGTTGGGAGCACCGGATATCATTATCAGAAATGAGAAACGTATGCTCCAGGAGGCAGTGGATGCACTGATTGACAACGGACGCCGTGGTCGTCCAGTCACAGGTCCTGGAAACCGTGCGCTGAAATCACTTTCTGATATGTTGAAAGGTAAATCCGGACGTTTCCGTCAGAACCTGTTGGGTAAACGTGTGGACTATTCCGGACGTTCGGTTATCGTTGTAGGACCAGAGCTGAAGATTTATCAGTGTGGTTTGCCAAAAGAAATGGCAATCGAGCTGTTCAAACCGTTTGTCATGAAGGAGCTGGTGTCTAATGGCACTGCTCACAATATAAAGAGTGCCAAGAAAATGGTGGAGAAGCTGGAGCCGGCAGTATGGGATGTTCTGGAAGAGGTAATTAAAGAGCATCCGGTTATGTTGAACCGTGCCCCTACTTTGCATCGTCTGGGAATTCAGGCGTTTGAGCCAATTTTGGTAGAAGGTAAGGCGATCAAGCTGCATCCTCTGGTTTGTACTGCGTTCAACGCAGACTTTGACGGCGACCAGATGGCAGTTCATCTTCCGCTGTCCGTGGAGGCTCAAGCAGAGTGCCGTTTCCTGCTGTTGTCTCCGAACAACCTGTTGAAGCCGTCTGACGGCGGTCCGGTGGCGGTTCCTTCACAGGATATGGTGCTCGGTATCTACTATCTGACCCAGGAGAGACCAGGCTATAAGGGAGAAGGAAAATACTTCCGCAGCGTCAATGAGGCAATTTTGGCTTACGAGAACGATGCGATCACCCTTCAGTCTAAGATTAAAGTGCGCTGTACAAAGACTATGCCAGATGGAGAGGAAGTCACAGGAGTTGTCGAGTCTACTTTGGGACGTTTCCTGTTTAATGAGATTCTTCCTCAAGATTTAGGCTTTGTGGACAGAAGCGTTCCTGGAAATGAGTTGCTCCTGGAAGTGGACTTCCATGTGGGTAAAAAGGGTCTGAAACAGATTCTGGAAAAGGTTATCAATACACATGGTGCAACCAAGACTGCTGAGGTTTTGGACGATATTAAATCCATGGGTTATAAATATTCCACGAGAGCGGCCATGACTGTGTCTATTTCTGATATGACCGTGCCACCACAGAAGCCGGAGCTGATTAAGAAAGCTCAGGATACGGTGGACTTGATTACGAAGAACTACAAGCGTGGTTTGATTACCGAGGAAGAGCGTTACAAGGAGGTCGTGGAGACTTGGAAAGAGACAGACGATGTGTTGACTCACGCTTTGCTGTCCGGTTTGGATAAGTATAACAACATCTTTATGATGGCGGATTCAGGAGCCCGTGGTTCTGACAAACAGATTAAACAGCTGGCAGGTATGCGTGGATTGATGGCTGATACGACCGGTCACACCATCGAGCTGCCGATCAAATCCAACTTCCGTGAAGGTTTGGACGTATTGGAGTACTTTATGTCCGCCCATGGAGCCCGTAAAGGTCTGTCCGACACCGCGCTTCGTACCGCTGACTCCGGTTATCTGACCAGACGTCTGGTGGATGTCTCTCAGGACTTGATTGTTCGTGAGTCTGACTGCTGTGAGGGCAAGGGAGAGATTCCAGGTATGTATGTGAAGGCATTCATGGACGGCAAGGAAGAGATTGAGAGCCTGGAAGAGCGTATCACCGGAAGATATTCTTGTGAGACTATCTGCAACAAAGACGGAGAGGTCCTCGTGAAAGCGAACCATATGATTACGCCGAAGCGTGCGGCCCGCATCATGAAAGAGGGCGTCAGCAATGAGACTGGCGGTGCCATTGACCGCGTGAAGATCCGTACGATCCTTACCTGCCGCTGCAAGGTGGGAATCTGCGCGAAGTGTTACGGAGCCAACATGGCGACCGGAGAATCTGTACAGGTCGGAGAGTCTGTAGGTATCATTGCCGCGCAGTCCATCGGAGAGCCTGGTACTCAGCTGACCATGCGTACCTTCCATACCGGAGGTGTGGCCGGCGGAGATATCACACAGGGTCTTCCCCGTGTGGAGGAGCTGTTTGAGGCCAGAAAGCCGAAGGGTCTCGCGATTATCACCGAGATCAAGGGTGTGGCTACGATCAGTGATACTAAGAAAAAACGTGAGATCACAGTCAACGATGTGGAAACTGGAAATTCCAAGACCTATCTGATTCCTTACGGTTCCAGAATTAAGGTTATGGACGGCCAGGTTCTGGAGGCCGGCGACGAGCTGACAGAAGGTAGTGTAAATCCTCATGACATTCTGAAGATTAAGGGTGTCCGCGCTGTTCAGGATTACATGATCCAGGAGGTGCAGCGTGTATACCGCCTTCAGGGTGTTGAGATCAACGATAAGCATATCGAGGTCATTGTACGTCAGATGCTGAAGAAGATTCGCATCGAGAACAATGGAGACACCGATTTCCTGCCGGGTACTCTGGTGGATGTACTAGATTTCGAAGAAGTAAACGCGCAGAAGGAAGAGGAAGGCTTAGAACCGGCAGAGGGCAAGCAGGTGATGTTAGGTATCACGAAGGCTTCCCTGGCGACAAATTCTTTCCTGTCAGCGGCGTCCTTCCAGGAGACTACGAAGGTTCTGACGGAGGCAGCGATTAAAGGAAAGGTTGACCCGTTGATCGGTCTGAAAGAGAACGTAATCATCGGTAAACTGATTCCGGCTGGCACAGGTATGAAGCGTTACAGCCAAGTGAAATTAGATACAGATGAGCAGCTCGTAGCTCAGGCGACCGAGGAGGAAGAACTGAGTGAGCTGGAAGATGTGGAGTTGGAAATCAGCGAGATTTCTGATGAATCTACAGTTCAGACAGAGCCCGAAGAGATTCTGACAGAAGAATAA
- a CDS encoding LytR/AlgR family response regulator transcription factor: MGARRVLVCDGNEKALEELTGMMEAYLSTGDEIMTFQEPEEMLMEIKKGEELPTVIFLDMELGKTSGLEVAGKILERHHEIPIIFTGNILADISRIFAVNPVYFLKKPICSEQLWEALKKGWERAQELENKSIVLANRGILYRVKCGSIHYAESSKRVITLMGDREKWTVYMKMDELEKLLPENFLRCHKSYMVNMNQIASFAAEGIILESGRKIPVSRAKYQEARKRFWEYFNELSPKEQRNEEEEENTSEDNRING, from the coding sequence ATGGGTGCTCGCAGAGTTTTAGTGTGCGATGGAAATGAAAAGGCGCTGGAAGAGCTGACAGGAATGATGGAGGCATATCTGAGTACCGGAGATGAGATTATGACTTTTCAGGAGCCTGAAGAAATGCTGATGGAGATCAAAAAGGGAGAGGAGTTGCCTACGGTCATCTTTTTAGATATGGAATTGGGAAAGACGAGTGGGTTAGAAGTTGCTGGAAAGATCTTAGAGAGACACCATGAGATACCAATTATTTTTACGGGAAACATTTTGGCGGATATTTCCAGGATTTTTGCAGTGAATCCGGTATATTTTTTGAAAAAGCCTATTTGTTCTGAGCAGCTTTGGGAAGCTTTAAAGAAAGGATGGGAACGCGCTCAGGAGCTAGAGAATAAGAGCATAGTCTTGGCAAATAGAGGGATTTTATACAGAGTGAAGTGCGGAAGTATTCACTATGCTGAGAGTAGTAAGCGAGTTATCACACTTATGGGCGACAGGGAGAAGTGGACAGTCTATATGAAAATGGACGAACTGGAAAAGCTCTTGCCAGAGAATTTTCTAAGGTGTCATAAAAGCTACATGGTGAATATGAATCAGATAGCTAGCTTTGCGGCGGAAGGAATTATATTGGAGAGTGGACGGAAAATCCCTGTCAGTAGGGCAAAATACCAGGAGGCCAGAAAGCGATTTTGGGAATATTTTAATGAGCTTTCCCCAAAAGAACAGAGAAATGAAGAGGAGGAAGAGAATACCAGCGAGGACAATAGAATAAATGGTTAA
- a CDS encoding Yip1 family protein: MARFCTNCGRELQEGESCDCQNRMIREERETDAGAKGAEQRSGQRDNYRQGVYRQGGYERGNYRQEPYRREGFPSDTYGQRPGQQNEYFQGGYRQGNYSQGGYRQEPNPQGNYHQELYWGEVGRQKRRQESHQSRGYRSDTYPQGDYRQGPNSQSGYNQEPYRQEYYQDVNEWKGDGRQNLHQSAFNEKRQNGGKEDLFRHTRNIFAQIPALLSRPDTTMRTISKQNSSILGLEMLSVQPILILLSALFLNQKMKSLSYGMVELPVLKIFLLSLVGVFAVAYLEAAVLMLMAKAFRGQTTIHKMICTVGYKYLINSLATLISSLLFSISSRILLLPAVMILILGMLASYLFFVEGYRNAVEINPDRRLYALLTGELIFYILIVVIVFFLLVSVISSLPLMSVGNYY; the protein is encoded by the coding sequence ATGGCAAGGTTTTGTACTAATTGTGGGAGAGAATTACAGGAAGGCGAGAGCTGTGACTGTCAGAACCGGATGATTAGAGAGGAAAGAGAAACAGATGCTGGGGCAAAAGGTGCCGAACAGAGGTCCGGTCAAAGAGACAATTATCGCCAGGGAGTATACCGTCAGGGTGGATATGAACGGGGGAATTACCGCCAAGAGCCATATCGCAGGGAAGGTTTCCCGTCCGACACTTACGGCCAAAGACCAGGGCAGCAAAATGAGTATTTCCAGGGAGGTTACCGACAGGGAAATTACTCACAGGGAGGCTATCGTCAGGAGCCGAATCCACAGGGAAATTACCATCAGGAGCTATATTGGGGGGAAGTAGGCCGGCAGAAACGCCGTCAGGAATCACACCAGTCAAGAGGCTACCGGTCAGATACATATCCACAAGGGGATTACCGTCAGGGACCAAATTCACAGAGCGGTTATAATCAGGAACCATATCGGCAGGAATATTATCAGGATGTAAATGAATGGAAGGGAGATGGCCGTCAGAACCTCCATCAGAGTGCCTTTAACGAAAAGCGGCAGAACGGTGGAAAAGAGGATTTGTTCAGACATACCAGAAATATTTTCGCACAGATACCGGCACTTTTGAGCCGTCCAGATACCACGATGCGTACGATATCGAAGCAGAATAGCAGTATCTTAGGACTAGAGATGCTGAGTGTTCAGCCGATTTTGATTTTGCTGTCAGCGCTTTTCCTGAATCAAAAAATGAAGTCCCTGTCTTACGGGATGGTGGAGCTACCCGTGTTGAAAATATTTTTGCTGTCGCTTGTGGGAGTTTTTGCTGTTGCGTATTTAGAAGCAGCAGTGCTCATGCTCATGGCGAAAGCCTTTCGAGGGCAGACCACGATTCACAAAATGATTTGTACAGTAGGGTATAAGTATTTAATTAATAGTTTGGCGACGCTAATCAGTTCATTGCTGTTTTCTATTTCTTCGAGAATATTGCTGCTGCCGGCAGTGATGATACTGATTTTGGGAATGCTGGCTTCGTATCTGTTTTTCGTCGAGGGGTATCGGAATGCGGTGGAAATCAATCCAGACCGTAGACTTTACGCGCTGCTGACGGGAGAGCTTATTTTCTATATTTTGATTGTAGTGATTGTGTTCTTTTTGTTGGTATCGGTAATTAGTTCCCTTCCATTAATGTCAGTGGGTAATTATTATTGA
- a CDS encoding zinc-ribbon domain-containing protein, translating to MICPRCGKDNPQGARFCMNCRYLLESEEDFQGDEKNSNLAKVIIGVEAVLLIALAVLFGVIGNSMTKPEKILENYWEAREEGDWNRVYDCLDVSDSEFLTRQMFVNAMRNRAGVDSWSMEGESEEGETKGFTVIYEDTAWDSGKPQEQVTTLVSKGRNWLFFQNWRVTVEDLTVRDVTFYLPVGSQLELNGQEVSMEGVSDENGTIELQVPQLFSGDYQIKVKKEGMETYQTNLTLGTDDQGFEYEVILRPSKKLETELVERSGAALQMILQNALSGKDFGTVSELFSETAIESGEVSEQYNEIKDIRSDGRIEGVTFFEIYELEGELSPDQTGVAGQVFMEMEGQGKKHYVSEFMGVLSQDISEGNLKLSFDFVEENGQWRLNSMPITEEDIRYI from the coding sequence ATGATTTGTCCGAGGTGTGGAAAAGACAATCCCCAGGGGGCCAGGTTCTGTATGAATTGTCGGTATTTACTGGAGTCTGAGGAAGATTTTCAGGGAGATGAGAAAAATTCCAATCTGGCTAAAGTTATCATCGGAGTCGAGGCAGTTCTACTTATAGCTTTGGCTGTACTCTTTGGTGTGATTGGTAATTCCATGACAAAGCCAGAGAAAATTCTGGAAAATTATTGGGAGGCGCGCGAGGAAGGAGATTGGAATCGTGTCTACGACTGCCTTGATGTGTCTGATTCAGAGTTTTTGACCAGGCAGATGTTTGTGAATGCCATGAGGAATCGAGCAGGTGTGGACTCATGGTCTATGGAAGGTGAAAGCGAGGAAGGAGAGACAAAGGGTTTCACGGTGATTTATGAAGATACCGCCTGGGACAGCGGAAAACCTCAAGAACAAGTGACGACGTTGGTATCCAAAGGAAGGAACTGGTTGTTCTTTCAGAATTGGAGAGTGACGGTGGAGGATTTGACAGTGAGAGATGTCACGTTTTATTTGCCCGTGGGCAGTCAGTTGGAATTGAATGGGCAGGAGGTTTCGATGGAAGGCGTTTCTGATGAAAATGGAACCATAGAATTGCAGGTTCCGCAGCTTTTTTCAGGGGATTATCAGATAAAGGTAAAAAAAGAAGGAATGGAGACTTATCAGACGAACCTGACTCTGGGAACAGACGATCAGGGTTTTGAGTATGAGGTGATTTTGAGGCCTTCTAAGAAATTGGAGACGGAATTGGTAGAACGTTCCGGGGCTGCTTTGCAGATGATTCTTCAGAACGCGTTGTCAGGAAAAGATTTTGGAACGGTCAGCGAGTTGTTCTCTGAGACAGCGATAGAGAGCGGCGAGGTGTCTGAGCAGTACAATGAAATCAAAGACATACGCAGTGACGGGCGGATAGAGGGAGTTACTTTTTTTGAAATTTACGAGTTGGAAGGAGAGCTTTCGCCAGACCAGACAGGAGTGGCAGGCCAGGTTTTTATGGAGATGGAAGGTCAGGGAAAGAAGCATTACGTCTCGGAATTCATGGGAGTGTTGAGTCAGGATATCTCAGAAGGAAACTTAAAGTTGAGCTTTGACTTTGTGGAAGAGAATGGACAGTGGAGATTGAACAGTATGCCAATTACAGAAGAAGATATTAGGTATATATAG
- a CDS encoding PP2C family protein-serine/threonine phosphatase: MSYKIQYAYTCSRGKVRKNNEDNFWVLGNYLERLNGGMATIVEGQVSQKTVPAFGVFDGMGGESCGETAAFLAADTFQQCYQEDEGECQDYVEEFLRNSCISMNNEVCRYAWEHRVDCMGATAALLVFGRTRIGVCNVGDSRVYQAYDGAFRQISKDHVARVNGNYKKAPLTQYIGLPEEEIRLIPYVVSGEYHEGDRFLICSDGLTDMLSDEEIAQIMGAYSEVKDAVFYLLQAAMGRGGRDNTTIILCELRAEKAEKWYRKF, encoded by the coding sequence ATGTCATATAAAATTCAGTATGCTTATACATGCAGCCGAGGGAAAGTTAGAAAAAACAATGAAGATAATTTCTGGGTGTTGGGAAATTATTTGGAAAGGCTCAACGGTGGAATGGCGACAATTGTGGAGGGCCAGGTGAGTCAAAAGACAGTTCCTGCTTTTGGGGTATTTGATGGAATGGGGGGAGAGAGCTGTGGAGAGACAGCGGCTTTTTTAGCGGCAGATACCTTTCAGCAGTGTTACCAAGAGGATGAGGGAGAGTGTCAGGATTATGTAGAGGAGTTTCTCAGAAACTCTTGTATCTCCATGAACAATGAGGTGTGCCGTTATGCCTGGGAACACAGGGTAGATTGCATGGGGGCGACGGCGGCATTGCTTGTATTTGGAAGAACGCGGATTGGAGTCTGCAACGTGGGGGACAGCCGAGTATACCAGGCGTATGATGGAGCTTTTCGGCAAATTTCGAAAGATCACGTGGCACGCGTCAACGGAAACTATAAGAAAGCACCTTTGACTCAGTATATAGGGCTCCCAGAGGAAGAAATTAGGCTGATACCCTATGTGGTCAGCGGGGAATACCATGAAGGAGATCGGTTTTTAATCTGTTCGGATGGGCTGACGGATATGCTCAGTGACGAGGAAATCGCCCAGATTATGGGGGCCTACAGCGAGGTGAAAGATGCAGTTTTTTATCTGTTGCAGGCTGCTATGGGAAGAGGTGGGAGAGACAACACGACAATCATCTTGTGTGAGCTACGGGCAGAAAAAGCCGAAAAGTGGTATCGAAAATTTTAG
- a CDS encoding FHA domain-containing protein produces MNQGGMDCTSHYGGYHMSGRGMRRLTVFVGEQSPREVDLGQFHKEYISFGRSPDNDLVLPSPNVSKHHGFFRLTANGVYVEDLNSTNGLLFNGTRVASGLLREGDILRIDDERRSVTSGVLFFFNTSSEHHSWKKREMGKAGELLIGREQRCDVVLNHVSVSKRHASIVREGDAFFVVDHSSTNGTFVNGRRVQGRKPLKEKDVLRIVDTRLIFANGCLYYCSYKRGLGIEAVHLVRTVKNKGETFNICNDVSLSIEPGELVAIIGGSGAGKTTLMNAICGYNRPTSGQVLINGEELYDTYDALKNIIGYVPQQDIVYDNLTLFSMLDYAAKLRLPDDMSEQERRQRVHQVIDIVELKGKENTMIRQLSGGQKKRASIAVELLSDPTLFFLDEPASGLDPGTERNLMRTLKNMTNTGKTVVLVTHSTLNLQVCDKIVFMGRGGNLCFYGNTREAEEFFHVDNLVDVYNMMTEDPMRWKSLYNQKAQRERKGGGYKEVHSRQSYSKKAKSKHSRLRQTGILSSRYLQLLINDRQRLAMVLLQAPILALLISLVKNGYQFERYDITKSLLFALSCSAFWIGMLNAIQEVCKERAILRREYMTGLHLGAYITSKLLVLGVLCLVQSLLLIGVFWLTVGIPEEGLFLPPFLEMFLTAFLTAFSATAMGLFASSLFKNPDRAMTAAPILLMPQILFSGLLFKLKGVTTVLSWFTICRWSVEGFGSSANLNGLEYTVEVNGEIQEFPHEAEAFFEFTKAHIAQDWFLLVVFVAVFCILSGLVLRSVKK; encoded by the coding sequence ATGAATCAGGGAGGGATGGATTGTACCAGCCATTATGGAGGGTACCATATGAGCGGGAGAGGAATGCGTCGTCTGACAGTTTTTGTGGGAGAACAGTCGCCCAGAGAGGTGGACTTGGGACAGTTTCACAAAGAGTATATATCATTTGGACGGTCTCCGGATAATGATTTGGTACTGCCTTCGCCCAATGTGTCCAAGCATCATGGATTTTTTCGGCTGACGGCCAATGGAGTGTATGTGGAAGACTTGAACAGCACCAATGGGCTTTTATTCAATGGGACAAGAGTAGCCAGTGGTCTTTTGAGAGAGGGAGATATCCTGAGAATTGATGATGAGAGGCGAAGTGTGACAAGCGGAGTACTGTTTTTCTTCAATACTTCTTCAGAACATCACTCATGGAAAAAACGGGAGATGGGAAAGGCCGGAGAGCTTTTGATAGGAAGAGAGCAGCGGTGCGACGTAGTCTTAAATCACGTCAGCGTATCTAAGAGACATGCCAGTATTGTAAGAGAGGGTGATGCCTTCTTCGTTGTGGACCACAGCAGCACCAATGGAACCTTCGTCAACGGCAGAAGAGTTCAGGGGAGAAAACCGCTTAAAGAAAAAGATGTGCTACGAATTGTGGATACCCGTCTGATTTTTGCCAACGGGTGCCTCTATTATTGCAGCTATAAACGCGGGCTGGGAATCGAAGCAGTCCATCTTGTGAGGACAGTGAAAAATAAGGGAGAGACTTTTAATATCTGTAACGATGTCAGTTTGTCCATTGAGCCGGGAGAGCTGGTGGCTATTATCGGCGGGTCTGGCGCGGGAAAAACGACTTTGATGAATGCGATTTGTGGATATAACCGTCCGACCAGCGGCCAGGTTCTGATTAACGGAGAGGAGTTATATGACACCTATGATGCCTTGAAAAACATTATTGGGTATGTACCACAGCAGGACATTGTCTACGATAACTTGACCTTGTTTTCGATGCTGGATTACGCGGCGAAGCTGAGGCTACCGGATGATATGTCTGAGCAAGAGCGACGGCAGCGGGTGCATCAAGTTATCGATATTGTGGAACTAAAAGGCAAAGAGAATACTATGATACGCCAACTGAGTGGCGGCCAGAAGAAGAGGGCCAGTATCGCAGTGGAATTGTTGTCGGACCCAACCTTGTTTTTCTTAGATGAGCCGGCGTCTGGGTTAGATCCAGGTACGGAGCGAAATTTGATGCGTACTCTAAAAAATATGACAAACACCGGAAAGACTGTAGTTCTAGTTACACATAGTACGCTGAATTTGCAGGTATGCGATAAAATTGTTTTTATGGGCCGAGGTGGTAATCTGTGCTTTTATGGGAACACCCGGGAAGCGGAAGAATTTTTCCACGTGGACAACCTGGTGGATGTGTATAACATGATGACAGAAGACCCAATGCGGTGGAAAAGTCTGTATAATCAGAAAGCCCAGAGAGAACGAAAAGGCGGCGGGTACAAAGAAGTGCATTCCCGGCAGTCTTATAGCAAGAAAGCTAAGAGTAAGCATAGCCGTTTGAGGCAGACAGGGATTTTGAGTTCTAGATATTTACAGCTTTTGATTAACGACAGGCAGAGGCTGGCTATGGTGCTGCTTCAAGCGCCGATTTTGGCCTTGCTGATTTCTCTGGTGAAAAATGGTTATCAGTTTGAGCGGTATGATATTACGAAATCTCTTCTTTTCGCCCTGTCCTGTTCTGCGTTTTGGATAGGAATGTTGAATGCGATTCAGGAAGTCTGCAAGGAGCGAGCAATACTGCGTAGAGAATATATGACTGGGCTGCATTTGGGGGCCTACATCACATCTAAGCTCTTAGTTCTGGGGGTCCTGTGCTTGGTTCAGTCTCTGTTGTTGATCGGAGTTTTTTGGCTGACGGTAGGAATTCCGGAAGAGGGGCTGTTTCTGCCGCCATTTTTGGAGATGTTTCTGACGGCATTCCTGACGGCGTTTTCTGCGACAGCTATGGGTCTTTTTGCGTCATCCTTGTTTAAAAATCCAGATCGAGCCATGACGGCAGCGCCCATTTTGCTGATGCCTCAGATTTTGTTCTCAGGTCTGTTGTTTAAGCTGAAAGGAGTCACTACGGTTCTGTCCTGGTTTACGATCTGCCGATGGTCCGTGGAGGGATTTGGGTCGTCCGCGAATCTGAACGGGTTAGAGTATACCGTTGAGGTCAATGGAGAGATACAGGAGTTTCCTCATGAGGCTGAGGCATTTTTTGAGTTTACCAAAGCTCATATCGCGCAGGATTGGTTTCTTCTGGTGGTTTTTGTGGCAGTGTTCTGTATTCTGAGTGGATTAGTTTTGAGAAGTGTAAAAAAATAA